The Acanthochromis polyacanthus isolate Apoly-LR-REF ecotype Palm Island chromosome 17, KAUST_Apoly_ChrSc, whole genome shotgun sequence genome has a window encoding:
- the c17h5orf15 gene encoding keratinocyte-associated transmembrane protein 2 isoform X24: MATCGNMGRSRRNICAFSVAIFVLMLSSGCLSAPVEEPQKDLGQASQGPNLTREPAKQSPAAAADPKATETEPKATETEPKATETEPKATETEPKATETEPKATETEPKATETEPEVTGTETKPEVTETEPKESTTNPKDPTTAEVEAPKADQKTGTEVKSTSTHKGDSSITVFDSSAGKLPQNSDGDAKSDETDKNRDGTEATEEHASSATTRVSTVESTTASTKVQETTTPITEFTQADLDLLDADGKGQGPQISSEEDEDGEDDVDDESIDPEESDGLLYGNADPKDQTENGRRQQAGEMEAPRYKGVDSYNTEDEDSHFFFHLVILAFLVAIGYIAYHNKRKIFHLAHNRRWKDSLCSRNTVEYRRLDQNVNEAMPSLKMTRDYIF, from the exons AGCCACAGAAAGATCTGGGACAAGCATCTCAGGGTCCTAATTTGACCAGAGAACCAGCTAAACAGAGCCCAGCAGCTGCAGCCGATCCCAAGGCCACGGAGACGGAGCCCAAGGCCACGGAGACGGAGCCCAAGGCCACGGAGACGGAGCCCAAGGCCACGGAGACGGAGCCCAAGGCCACGGAGACGGAGCCCAAGGCCACGGAGACGGAGCCCAAGGCCACGGAGACGGAGCCCGAG GTCACGGGGACGGAGACGAAGCCCGAGGTCACGGAGACGGAGCCCAAG GAGTCTACAACAAATCCTAAGGACCCCACAACAGCAGAAGTAGAAGCTCCTAAAGCGGACCAGAAAACAGGCACAGAAGTAAAATCAACTTCCACGCATAAAGGAGATTCTTCAATCACCGTGTTTGATTCCTCTGCAGGCAAACTGCCGCAAAATTCTGACGGTGATGCAAAATCAGATGAGACTGACAAAAATCGAGATGGCACTGAGGCAACAGAGGAACATGCTTCTTCTGCAACCACCCGGGTCTCCACTGTAGAATCTACCACTGCCTCTACTAAAGTCCAGGAAACAACAACCCCAATTACAGAATTCACACAGGCCGACTTAGATCTCCTAGACGCCGATGGCAAGGGACAAGGACCTCAGATCAGTAGCGAAGAAGACGAGGATGGTGAAGATGATGTTGATGACGAAAGCATAGATCCTGAGGAGTCTGACGGTTTATTATACGGAAATGCCGACCCCAAAGACCAAACGGAGAACGGGCGGCGGCAGCAGGCTGGGGAGATGGAGGCGCCCCGATATAAGGGAGTGGACAGCTACAACACAGAGGACGAGGACTCCCACTTCTTCTTTCACCTGGtcatcctggccttcctggtGGCCATCGGCTACATCGCCTACCACAACAAGAGGAAG atcttcCATCTCGCACATAACCGACGCTGGAAGGACAGTTTATGTTCCCGCAACACCGTGGAGTATCGCCGCCTGGACCAGAACGTCAACGAGGCCATGCCGTCCCTCAAGATGACCCGAGACTACATTTTTTGA
- the c17h5orf15 gene encoding keratinocyte-associated transmembrane protein 2 isoform X11, which translates to MATCGNMGRSRRNICAFSVAIFVLMLSSGCLSAPVEEPQKDLGQASQGPNLTREPAKQSPAAAADPKATETEPKATETEPKATETEPKATETEPKATETEPKATETEPKATETEPEVTGTETKPEVTETEPEATETEPKATDPKPEVTETEPEATETEPKESTTNPKDPTTAEVEAPKADQKTGTEVKSTSTHKGDSSITVFDSSAGKLPQNSDGDAKSDETDKNRDGTEATEEHASSATTRVSTVESTTASTKVQETTTPITEFTQADLDLLDADGKGQGPQISSEEDEDGEDDVDDESIDPEESDGLLYGNADPKDQTENGRRQQAGEMEAPRYKGVDSYNTEDEDSHFFFHLVILAFLVAIGYIAYHNKRKIFHLAHNRRWKDSLCSRNTVEYRRLDQNVNEAMPSLKMTRDYIF; encoded by the exons AGCCACAGAAAGATCTGGGACAAGCATCTCAGGGTCCTAATTTGACCAGAGAACCAGCTAAACAGAGCCCAGCAGCTGCAGCCGATCCCAAGGCCACGGAGACGGAGCCCAAGGCCACGGAGACGGAGCCCAAGGCCACGGAGACGGAGCCCAAGGCCACGGAGACGGAGCCCAAGGCCACGGAGACGGAGCCCAAGGCCACGGAGACGGAGCCCAAGGCCACGGAGACGGAGCCCGAGGTCACGGGGACGGAGACGAAGCCCGAG GTCACGGAGACGGAGCCCGAGGCCACGGAGACGGAGCCCAAGGCCACGGACCCCAAGCCCGAGGTCACGGAGACGGAGCCCGAGGCCACGGAGACAGAGCCCAAGGAGTCTACAACAAATCCTAAGGACCCCACAACAGCAGAAGTAGAAGCTCCTAAAGCGGACCAGAAAACAGGCACAGAAGTAAAATCAACTTCCACGCATAAAGGAGATTCTTCAATCACCGTGTTTGATTCCTCTGCAGGCAAACTGCCGCAAAATTCTGACGGTGATGCAAAATCAGATGAGACTGACAAAAATCGAGATGGCACTGAGGCAACAGAGGAACATGCTTCTTCTGCAACCACCCGGGTCTCCACTGTAGAATCTACCACTGCCTCTACTAAAGTCCAGGAAACAACAACCCCAATTACAGAATTCACACAGGCCGACTTAGATCTCCTAGACGCCGATGGCAAGGGACAAGGACCTCAGATCAGTAGCGAAGAAGACGAGGATGGTGAAGATGATGTTGATGACGAAAGCATAGATCCTGAGGAGTCTGACGGTTTATTATACGGAAATGCCGACCCCAAAGACCAAACGGAGAACGGGCGGCGGCAGCAGGCTGGGGAGATGGAGGCGCCCCGATATAAGGGAGTGGACAGCTACAACACAGAGGACGAGGACTCCCACTTCTTCTTTCACCTGGtcatcctggccttcctggtGGCCATCGGCTACATCGCCTACCACAACAAGAGGAAG atcttcCATCTCGCACATAACCGACGCTGGAAGGACAGTTTATGTTCCCGCAACACCGTGGAGTATCGCCGCCTGGACCAGAACGTCAACGAGGCCATGCCGTCCCTCAAGATGACCCGAGACTACATTTTTTGA
- the c17h5orf15 gene encoding keratinocyte-associated transmembrane protein 2 isoform X4: MATCGNMGRSRRNICAFSVAIFVLMLSSGCLSAPVEEPQKDLGQASQGPNLTREPAKQSPAAAADPKATETEPKATETEPKATETEPKATETEPKATETEPKATETEPKATETEPEVTGTETKPEVTETEPKATETEPKATETEPKATDPKPEAMETEPEATETEPKATDPKPEATETEPKESTTNPKDPTTAEVEAPKADQKTGTEVKSTSTHKGDSSITVFDSSAGKLPQNSDGDAKSDETDKNRDGTEATEEHASSATTRVSTVESTTASTKVQETTTPITEFTQADLDLLDADGKGQGPQISSEEDEDGEDDVDDESIDPEESDGLLYGNADPKDQTENGRRQQAGEMEAPRYKGVDSYNTEDEDSHFFFHLVILAFLVAIGYIAYHNKRKIFHLAHNRRWKDSLCSRNTVEYRRLDQNVNEAMPSLKMTRDYIF, from the exons AGCCACAGAAAGATCTGGGACAAGCATCTCAGGGTCCTAATTTGACCAGAGAACCAGCTAAACAGAGCCCAGCAGCTGCAGCCGATCCCAAGGCCACGGAGACGGAGCCCAAGGCCACGGAGACGGAGCCCAAGGCCACGGAGACGGAGCCCAAGGCCACGGAGACGGAGCCCAAGGCCACGGAGACGGAGCCCAAGGCCACGGAGACGGAGCCCAAGGCCACGGAGACGGAGCCCGAG GTCACGGGGACGGAGACGAAGCCCGAGGTCACGGAGACGGAGCCCAAGGCCACGGAGACGGAGCCCAAGGCCACGGAGACGGAGCCCAAGGCCACGGACCCCAAGCCCGAGGCCATGGAGACAGAGCCCGAGGCCACGGAGACAGAGCCCAAGGCCACGGACCCCAAGCCCGAG GCCACGGAGACAGAGCCCAAGGAGTCTACAACAAATCCTAAGGACCCCACAACAGCAGAAGTAGAAGCTCCTAAAGCGGACCAGAAAACAGGCACAGAAGTAAAATCAACTTCCACGCATAAAGGAGATTCTTCAATCACCGTGTTTGATTCCTCTGCAGGCAAACTGCCGCAAAATTCTGACGGTGATGCAAAATCAGATGAGACTGACAAAAATCGAGATGGCACTGAGGCAACAGAGGAACATGCTTCTTCTGCAACCACCCGGGTCTCCACTGTAGAATCTACCACTGCCTCTACTAAAGTCCAGGAAACAACAACCCCAATTACAGAATTCACACAGGCCGACTTAGATCTCCTAGACGCCGATGGCAAGGGACAAGGACCTCAGATCAGTAGCGAAGAAGACGAGGATGGTGAAGATGATGTTGATGACGAAAGCATAGATCCTGAGGAGTCTGACGGTTTATTATACGGAAATGCCGACCCCAAAGACCAAACGGAGAACGGGCGGCGGCAGCAGGCTGGGGAGATGGAGGCGCCCCGATATAAGGGAGTGGACAGCTACAACACAGAGGACGAGGACTCCCACTTCTTCTTTCACCTGGtcatcctggccttcctggtGGCCATCGGCTACATCGCCTACCACAACAAGAGGAAG atcttcCATCTCGCACATAACCGACGCTGGAAGGACAGTTTATGTTCCCGCAACACCGTGGAGTATCGCCGCCTGGACCAGAACGTCAACGAGGCCATGCCGTCCCTCAAGATGACCCGAGACTACATTTTTTGA
- the c17h5orf15 gene encoding keratinocyte-associated transmembrane protein 2 isoform X25: MATCGNMGRSRRNICAFSVAIFVLMLSSGCLSAPVEEPQKDLGQASQGPNLTREPAKQSPAAAADPKATETEPKATETEPKATETEPKATETEPKATETEPKATETEPKATETEPEVTETEPEATETEPKESTTNPKDPTTAEVEAPKADQKTGTEVKSTSTHKGDSSITVFDSSAGKLPQNSDGDAKSDETDKNRDGTEATEEHASSATTRVSTVESTTASTKVQETTTPITEFTQADLDLLDADGKGQGPQISSEEDEDGEDDVDDESIDPEESDGLLYGNADPKDQTENGRRQQAGEMEAPRYKGVDSYNTEDEDSHFFFHLVILAFLVAIGYIAYHNKRKIFHLAHNRRWKDSLCSRNTVEYRRLDQNVNEAMPSLKMTRDYIF; encoded by the exons AGCCACAGAAAGATCTGGGACAAGCATCTCAGGGTCCTAATTTGACCAGAGAACCAGCTAAACAGAGCCCAGCAGCTGCAGCCGATCCCAAGGCCACGGAGACGGAGCCCAAGGCCACGGAGACGGAGCCCAAGGCCACGGAGACGGAGCCCAAGGCCACGGAGACGGAGCCCAAGGCCACGGAGACGGAGCCCAAGGCCACGGAGACGGAGCCCAAGGCCACGGAGACGGAGCCCGAG GTCACGGAGACGGAGCCCGAGGCCACGGAGACAGAGCCCAAGGAGTCTACAACAAATCCTAAGGACCCCACAACAGCAGAAGTAGAAGCTCCTAAAGCGGACCAGAAAACAGGCACAGAAGTAAAATCAACTTCCACGCATAAAGGAGATTCTTCAATCACCGTGTTTGATTCCTCTGCAGGCAAACTGCCGCAAAATTCTGACGGTGATGCAAAATCAGATGAGACTGACAAAAATCGAGATGGCACTGAGGCAACAGAGGAACATGCTTCTTCTGCAACCACCCGGGTCTCCACTGTAGAATCTACCACTGCCTCTACTAAAGTCCAGGAAACAACAACCCCAATTACAGAATTCACACAGGCCGACTTAGATCTCCTAGACGCCGATGGCAAGGGACAAGGACCTCAGATCAGTAGCGAAGAAGACGAGGATGGTGAAGATGATGTTGATGACGAAAGCATAGATCCTGAGGAGTCTGACGGTTTATTATACGGAAATGCCGACCCCAAAGACCAAACGGAGAACGGGCGGCGGCAGCAGGCTGGGGAGATGGAGGCGCCCCGATATAAGGGAGTGGACAGCTACAACACAGAGGACGAGGACTCCCACTTCTTCTTTCACCTGGtcatcctggccttcctggtGGCCATCGGCTACATCGCCTACCACAACAAGAGGAAG atcttcCATCTCGCACATAACCGACGCTGGAAGGACAGTTTATGTTCCCGCAACACCGTGGAGTATCGCCGCCTGGACCAGAACGTCAACGAGGCCATGCCGTCCCTCAAGATGACCCGAGACTACATTTTTTGA
- the c17h5orf15 gene encoding keratinocyte-associated transmembrane protein 2 isoform X23 codes for MATCGNMGRSRRNICAFSVAIFVLMLSSGCLSAPVEEPQKDLGQASQGPNLTREPAKQSPAAAADPKATETEPKATETEPKATETEPKATETEPKATETEPKATETEPKATETEPEVTGTETKPEATETEPKESTTNPKDPTTAEVEAPKADQKTGTEVKSTSTHKGDSSITVFDSSAGKLPQNSDGDAKSDETDKNRDGTEATEEHASSATTRVSTVESTTASTKVQETTTPITEFTQADLDLLDADGKGQGPQISSEEDEDGEDDVDDESIDPEESDGLLYGNADPKDQTENGRRQQAGEMEAPRYKGVDSYNTEDEDSHFFFHLVILAFLVAIGYIAYHNKRKIFHLAHNRRWKDSLCSRNTVEYRRLDQNVNEAMPSLKMTRDYIF; via the exons AGCCACAGAAAGATCTGGGACAAGCATCTCAGGGTCCTAATTTGACCAGAGAACCAGCTAAACAGAGCCCAGCAGCTGCAGCCGATCCCAAGGCCACGGAGACGGAGCCCAAGGCCACGGAGACGGAGCCCAAGGCCACGGAGACGGAGCCCAAGGCCACGGAGACGGAGCCCAAGGCCACGGAGACGGAGCCCAAGGCCACGGAGACGGAGCCCAAGGCCACGGAGACGGAGCCCGAGGTCACGGGGACGGAGACGAAGCCCGAG GCCACGGAGACAGAGCCCAAGGAGTCTACAACAAATCCTAAGGACCCCACAACAGCAGAAGTAGAAGCTCCTAAAGCGGACCAGAAAACAGGCACAGAAGTAAAATCAACTTCCACGCATAAAGGAGATTCTTCAATCACCGTGTTTGATTCCTCTGCAGGCAAACTGCCGCAAAATTCTGACGGTGATGCAAAATCAGATGAGACTGACAAAAATCGAGATGGCACTGAGGCAACAGAGGAACATGCTTCTTCTGCAACCACCCGGGTCTCCACTGTAGAATCTACCACTGCCTCTACTAAAGTCCAGGAAACAACAACCCCAATTACAGAATTCACACAGGCCGACTTAGATCTCCTAGACGCCGATGGCAAGGGACAAGGACCTCAGATCAGTAGCGAAGAAGACGAGGATGGTGAAGATGATGTTGATGACGAAAGCATAGATCCTGAGGAGTCTGACGGTTTATTATACGGAAATGCCGACCCCAAAGACCAAACGGAGAACGGGCGGCGGCAGCAGGCTGGGGAGATGGAGGCGCCCCGATATAAGGGAGTGGACAGCTACAACACAGAGGACGAGGACTCCCACTTCTTCTTTCACCTGGtcatcctggccttcctggtGGCCATCGGCTACATCGCCTACCACAACAAGAGGAAG atcttcCATCTCGCACATAACCGACGCTGGAAGGACAGTTTATGTTCCCGCAACACCGTGGAGTATCGCCGCCTGGACCAGAACGTCAACGAGGCCATGCCGTCCCTCAAGATGACCCGAGACTACATTTTTTGA
- the c17h5orf15 gene encoding keratinocyte-associated transmembrane protein 2 isoform X9, with protein MATCGNMGRSRRNICAFSVAIFVLMLSSGCLSAPVEEPQKDLGQASQGPNLTREPAKQSPAAAADPKATETEPKATETEPKATETEPKATETEPKATETEPKATETEPKATETEPEVTETEPKATETEPKATETEPKATDPKPEAMETEPEATETEPKATDPKPEATETEPKESTTNPKDPTTAEVEAPKADQKTGTEVKSTSTHKGDSSITVFDSSAGKLPQNSDGDAKSDETDKNRDGTEATEEHASSATTRVSTVESTTASTKVQETTTPITEFTQADLDLLDADGKGQGPQISSEEDEDGEDDVDDESIDPEESDGLLYGNADPKDQTENGRRQQAGEMEAPRYKGVDSYNTEDEDSHFFFHLVILAFLVAIGYIAYHNKRKIFHLAHNRRWKDSLCSRNTVEYRRLDQNVNEAMPSLKMTRDYIF; from the exons AGCCACAGAAAGATCTGGGACAAGCATCTCAGGGTCCTAATTTGACCAGAGAACCAGCTAAACAGAGCCCAGCAGCTGCAGCCGATCCCAAGGCCACGGAGACGGAGCCCAAGGCCACGGAGACGGAGCCCAAGGCCACGGAGACGGAGCCCAAGGCCACGGAGACGGAGCCCAAGGCCACGGAGACGGAGCCCAAGGCCACGGAGACGGAGCCCAAGGCCACGGAGACGGAGCCCGAG GTCACGGAGACGGAGCCCAAGGCCACGGAGACGGAGCCCAAGGCCACGGAGACGGAGCCCAAGGCCACGGACCCCAAGCCCGAGGCCATGGAGACAGAGCCCGAGGCCACGGAGACAGAGCCCAAGGCCACGGACCCCAAGCCCGAG GCCACGGAGACAGAGCCCAAGGAGTCTACAACAAATCCTAAGGACCCCACAACAGCAGAAGTAGAAGCTCCTAAAGCGGACCAGAAAACAGGCACAGAAGTAAAATCAACTTCCACGCATAAAGGAGATTCTTCAATCACCGTGTTTGATTCCTCTGCAGGCAAACTGCCGCAAAATTCTGACGGTGATGCAAAATCAGATGAGACTGACAAAAATCGAGATGGCACTGAGGCAACAGAGGAACATGCTTCTTCTGCAACCACCCGGGTCTCCACTGTAGAATCTACCACTGCCTCTACTAAAGTCCAGGAAACAACAACCCCAATTACAGAATTCACACAGGCCGACTTAGATCTCCTAGACGCCGATGGCAAGGGACAAGGACCTCAGATCAGTAGCGAAGAAGACGAGGATGGTGAAGATGATGTTGATGACGAAAGCATAGATCCTGAGGAGTCTGACGGTTTATTATACGGAAATGCCGACCCCAAAGACCAAACGGAGAACGGGCGGCGGCAGCAGGCTGGGGAGATGGAGGCGCCCCGATATAAGGGAGTGGACAGCTACAACACAGAGGACGAGGACTCCCACTTCTTCTTTCACCTGGtcatcctggccttcctggtGGCCATCGGCTACATCGCCTACCACAACAAGAGGAAG atcttcCATCTCGCACATAACCGACGCTGGAAGGACAGTTTATGTTCCCGCAACACCGTGGAGTATCGCCGCCTGGACCAGAACGTCAACGAGGCCATGCCGTCCCTCAAGATGACCCGAGACTACATTTTTTGA
- the c17h5orf15 gene encoding keratinocyte-associated transmembrane protein 2 isoform X26, with translation MATCGNMGRSRRNICAFSVAIFVLMLSSGCLSAPVEEPQKDLGQASQGPNLTREPAKQSPAAAADPKATETEPKATETEPKATETEPKATETEPKATETEPKATETEPKATETEPEATETEPKESTTNPKDPTTAEVEAPKADQKTGTEVKSTSTHKGDSSITVFDSSAGKLPQNSDGDAKSDETDKNRDGTEATEEHASSATTRVSTVESTTASTKVQETTTPITEFTQADLDLLDADGKGQGPQISSEEDEDGEDDVDDESIDPEESDGLLYGNADPKDQTENGRRQQAGEMEAPRYKGVDSYNTEDEDSHFFFHLVILAFLVAIGYIAYHNKRKIFHLAHNRRWKDSLCSRNTVEYRRLDQNVNEAMPSLKMTRDYIF, from the exons AGCCACAGAAAGATCTGGGACAAGCATCTCAGGGTCCTAATTTGACCAGAGAACCAGCTAAACAGAGCCCAGCAGCTGCAGCCGATCCCAAGGCCACGGAGACGGAGCCCAAGGCCACGGAGACGGAGCCCAAGGCCACGGAGACGGAGCCCAAGGCCACGGAGACGGAGCCCAAGGCCACGGAGACGGAGCCCAAGGCCACGGAGACGGAGCCCAAGGCCACGGAGACGGAGCCCGAG GCCACGGAGACAGAGCCCAAGGAGTCTACAACAAATCCTAAGGACCCCACAACAGCAGAAGTAGAAGCTCCTAAAGCGGACCAGAAAACAGGCACAGAAGTAAAATCAACTTCCACGCATAAAGGAGATTCTTCAATCACCGTGTTTGATTCCTCTGCAGGCAAACTGCCGCAAAATTCTGACGGTGATGCAAAATCAGATGAGACTGACAAAAATCGAGATGGCACTGAGGCAACAGAGGAACATGCTTCTTCTGCAACCACCCGGGTCTCCACTGTAGAATCTACCACTGCCTCTACTAAAGTCCAGGAAACAACAACCCCAATTACAGAATTCACACAGGCCGACTTAGATCTCCTAGACGCCGATGGCAAGGGACAAGGACCTCAGATCAGTAGCGAAGAAGACGAGGATGGTGAAGATGATGTTGATGACGAAAGCATAGATCCTGAGGAGTCTGACGGTTTATTATACGGAAATGCCGACCCCAAAGACCAAACGGAGAACGGGCGGCGGCAGCAGGCTGGGGAGATGGAGGCGCCCCGATATAAGGGAGTGGACAGCTACAACACAGAGGACGAGGACTCCCACTTCTTCTTTCACCTGGtcatcctggccttcctggtGGCCATCGGCTACATCGCCTACCACAACAAGAGGAAG atcttcCATCTCGCACATAACCGACGCTGGAAGGACAGTTTATGTTCCCGCAACACCGTGGAGTATCGCCGCCTGGACCAGAACGTCAACGAGGCCATGCCGTCCCTCAAGATGACCCGAGACTACATTTTTTGA
- the c17h5orf15 gene encoding keratinocyte-associated transmembrane protein 2 isoform X22 encodes MATCGNMGRSRRNICAFSVAIFVLMLSSGCLSAPVEEPQKDLGQASQGPNLTREPAKQSPAAAADPKATETEPKATETEPKATETEPKATETEPKATETEPKATETEPKATETEPEVTETEPEVTETEPEATETEPKESTTNPKDPTTAEVEAPKADQKTGTEVKSTSTHKGDSSITVFDSSAGKLPQNSDGDAKSDETDKNRDGTEATEEHASSATTRVSTVESTTASTKVQETTTPITEFTQADLDLLDADGKGQGPQISSEEDEDGEDDVDDESIDPEESDGLLYGNADPKDQTENGRRQQAGEMEAPRYKGVDSYNTEDEDSHFFFHLVILAFLVAIGYIAYHNKRKIFHLAHNRRWKDSLCSRNTVEYRRLDQNVNEAMPSLKMTRDYIF; translated from the exons AGCCACAGAAAGATCTGGGACAAGCATCTCAGGGTCCTAATTTGACCAGAGAACCAGCTAAACAGAGCCCAGCAGCTGCAGCCGATCCCAAGGCCACGGAGACGGAGCCCAAGGCCACGGAGACGGAGCCCAAGGCCACGGAGACGGAGCCCAAGGCCACGGAGACGGAGCCCAAGGCCACGGAGACGGAGCCCAAGGCCACGGAGACGGAGCCCAAGGCCACGGAGACGGAGCCCGAG GTCACGGAGACGGAGCCCGAG GTCACGGAGACGGAGCCCGAGGCCACGGAGACAGAGCCCAAGGAGTCTACAACAAATCCTAAGGACCCCACAACAGCAGAAGTAGAAGCTCCTAAAGCGGACCAGAAAACAGGCACAGAAGTAAAATCAACTTCCACGCATAAAGGAGATTCTTCAATCACCGTGTTTGATTCCTCTGCAGGCAAACTGCCGCAAAATTCTGACGGTGATGCAAAATCAGATGAGACTGACAAAAATCGAGATGGCACTGAGGCAACAGAGGAACATGCTTCTTCTGCAACCACCCGGGTCTCCACTGTAGAATCTACCACTGCCTCTACTAAAGTCCAGGAAACAACAACCCCAATTACAGAATTCACACAGGCCGACTTAGATCTCCTAGACGCCGATGGCAAGGGACAAGGACCTCAGATCAGTAGCGAAGAAGACGAGGATGGTGAAGATGATGTTGATGACGAAAGCATAGATCCTGAGGAGTCTGACGGTTTATTATACGGAAATGCCGACCCCAAAGACCAAACGGAGAACGGGCGGCGGCAGCAGGCTGGGGAGATGGAGGCGCCCCGATATAAGGGAGTGGACAGCTACAACACAGAGGACGAGGACTCCCACTTCTTCTTTCACCTGGtcatcctggccttcctggtGGCCATCGGCTACATCGCCTACCACAACAAGAGGAAG atcttcCATCTCGCACATAACCGACGCTGGAAGGACAGTTTATGTTCCCGCAACACCGTGGAGTATCGCCGCCTGGACCAGAACGTCAACGAGGCCATGCCGTCCCTCAAGATGACCCGAGACTACATTTTTTGA
- the c17h5orf15 gene encoding keratinocyte-associated transmembrane protein 2 isoform X1: MATCGNMGRSRRNICAFSVAIFVLMLSSGCLSAPVEEPQKDLGQASQGPNLTREPAKQSPAAAADPKATETEPKATETEPKATETEPKATETEPKATETEPKATETEPKATETEPEVTGTETKPEVTGTETKPEVTGTETKPEVTETEPKATETEPKATETEPKATDPKPEAMETEPEATETEPKATDPKPEATETEPKESTTNPKDPTTAEVEAPKADQKTGTEVKSTSTHKGDSSITVFDSSAGKLPQNSDGDAKSDETDKNRDGTEATEEHASSATTRVSTVESTTASTKVQETTTPITEFTQADLDLLDADGKGQGPQISSEEDEDGEDDVDDESIDPEESDGLLYGNADPKDQTENGRRQQAGEMEAPRYKGVDSYNTEDEDSHFFFHLVILAFLVAIGYIAYHNKRKIFHLAHNRRWKDSLCSRNTVEYRRLDQNVNEAMPSLKMTRDYIF; the protein is encoded by the exons AGCCACAGAAAGATCTGGGACAAGCATCTCAGGGTCCTAATTTGACCAGAGAACCAGCTAAACAGAGCCCAGCAGCTGCAGCCGATCCCAAGGCCACGGAGACGGAGCCCAAGGCCACGGAGACGGAGCCCAAGGCCACGGAGACGGAGCCCAAGGCCACGGAGACGGAGCCCAAGGCCACGGAGACGGAGCCCAAGGCCACGGAGACGGAGCCCAAGGCCACGGAGACGGAGCCCGAGGTCACGGGGACGGAGACGAAGCCCGAGGTCACGGGGACGGAGACGAAGCCCGAGGTCACGGGGACGGAGACGAAGCCCGAGGTCACGGAGACGGAGCCCAAGGCCACGGAGACGGAGCCCAAGGCCACGGAGACGGAGCCCAAGGCCACGGACCCCAAGCCCGAGGCCATGGAGACAGAGCCCGAGGCCACGGAGACAGAGCCCAAGGCCACGGACCCCAAGCCCGAG GCCACGGAGACAGAGCCCAAGGAGTCTACAACAAATCCTAAGGACCCCACAACAGCAGAAGTAGAAGCTCCTAAAGCGGACCAGAAAACAGGCACAGAAGTAAAATCAACTTCCACGCATAAAGGAGATTCTTCAATCACCGTGTTTGATTCCTCTGCAGGCAAACTGCCGCAAAATTCTGACGGTGATGCAAAATCAGATGAGACTGACAAAAATCGAGATGGCACTGAGGCAACAGAGGAACATGCTTCTTCTGCAACCACCCGGGTCTCCACTGTAGAATCTACCACTGCCTCTACTAAAGTCCAGGAAACAACAACCCCAATTACAGAATTCACACAGGCCGACTTAGATCTCCTAGACGCCGATGGCAAGGGACAAGGACCTCAGATCAGTAGCGAAGAAGACGAGGATGGTGAAGATGATGTTGATGACGAAAGCATAGATCCTGAGGAGTCTGACGGTTTATTATACGGAAATGCCGACCCCAAAGACCAAACGGAGAACGGGCGGCGGCAGCAGGCTGGGGAGATGGAGGCGCCCCGATATAAGGGAGTGGACAGCTACAACACAGAGGACGAGGACTCCCACTTCTTCTTTCACCTGGtcatcctggccttcctggtGGCCATCGGCTACATCGCCTACCACAACAAGAGGAAG atcttcCATCTCGCACATAACCGACGCTGGAAGGACAGTTTATGTTCCCGCAACACCGTGGAGTATCGCCGCCTGGACCAGAACGTCAACGAGGCCATGCCGTCCCTCAAGATGACCCGAGACTACATTTTTTGA